The Candidatus Binatus sp. genome has a segment encoding these proteins:
- a CDS encoding LLM class flavin-dependent oxidoreductase, with product MKFGLFYEISVPRPWGRETEKTVYDNCLEQVALADQLGFDSVWAVEHHFLEEYSHCPAPELFLTACAMKTKKMRVGHGIIVCVPEFNHPIKIAERTAVLDILSGGRLDVGTGRSATWTELAGFRASPDETKKTWDEFVHCLPKMWTQERFSYQGRSWSMPQRTIVPKPYQKPHPPLWVAVTSPGTEIDAADRGMGSLGLTFGGFAEQEEKVKRYRKIIRDCTPVGEFVNEAVSTVNFLYCHEDEAEGVKIGRRLTGTFNYLAAQLLSVREAYPSKSYPSLGLLPSLRQEASGPGDASGAPEGIAIGNPARILREMKKWEAVGCDRVNFLLNALETVPQQKVLDSLRLFAKEVMPHFQGASESASAAAGGR from the coding sequence ATGAAATTTGGCCTCTTCTATGAAATCTCCGTACCGCGGCCATGGGGGCGCGAAACCGAAAAAACCGTCTACGACAACTGTCTCGAGCAGGTCGCTCTGGCCGATCAACTCGGCTTCGATTCCGTGTGGGCCGTCGAGCATCACTTCCTCGAAGAATATTCGCATTGCCCGGCCCCCGAGCTGTTCCTGACCGCGTGCGCCATGAAGACCAAAAAAATGCGCGTCGGTCACGGCATCATCGTGTGCGTGCCCGAGTTCAATCATCCGATCAAAATCGCCGAGCGCACCGCCGTCCTCGATATTCTTTCCGGCGGCCGCCTCGACGTCGGCACCGGCCGCTCCGCAACCTGGACGGAACTGGCCGGCTTTCGCGCCAGCCCCGACGAGACCAAGAAAACCTGGGACGAGTTCGTCCATTGCCTGCCCAAGATGTGGACCCAGGAACGTTTCTCGTACCAGGGACGATCGTGGTCGATGCCCCAGCGGACCATAGTTCCCAAGCCCTACCAGAAGCCGCATCCGCCGCTGTGGGTCGCAGTCACCAGTCCCGGCACCGAGATCGACGCGGCCGACCGCGGGATGGGCAGCCTGGGGCTGACCTTCGGCGGGTTCGCCGAGCAAGAGGAGAAGGTCAAGCGCTATCGCAAGATAATCCGCGACTGCACTCCGGTCGGCGAGTTTGTCAATGAAGCCGTCTCGACGGTGAACTTCCTCTACTGCCATGAAGACGAAGCCGAGGGCGTCAAGATAGGCCGGCGCCTTACCGGCACCTTCAATTACCTCGCCGCCCAGTTACTTTCTGTGCGCGAGGCGTATCCAAGCAAATCGTACCCGTCGCTGGGGCTGCTGCCTTCGCTTCGTCAGGAGGCGTCGGGTCCGGGCGATGCGTCCGGCGCGCCGGAGGGTATCGCGATCGGAAATCCCGCGCGCATTTTGCGCGAGATGAAGAAATGGGAAGCGGTCGGATGCGATCGCGTCAACTTCCTGCTCAATGCGCTCGAGACCGTGCCGCAGCAAAAGGTGCTCGACAGCTTGCGCCTGTTCGCCAAAGAAGTGATGCCTCATTTTCAGGGTGCGAGCGAATCCGCCTCCGCCGCCGCAGGAGGTCGTTGA
- a CDS encoding acetoacetate decarboxylase family protein has product MPPRYGKLDLAAWAKSAPAINGYKTEPWILKGARIVTLNMEIDDDPADNLLPATMHPSIPEYATFCVTNYPDSPVGPFSIAELRVSGRTGVRPRGFVLRSFCDNENARRELAARWGYPTVAGEVKLSIRHDRVVAHASAGGKPVLECELLDRDVISGGDIQYIASMHLARNHDDGKLVLVQVDPEFTFSKAERGKPRVILLDNDAFGAGANLRLANPISATFTTADVTLPKIRYICNPELPAMQGTTKVAA; this is encoded by the coding sequence ATGCCACCGCGTTATGGAAAGCTCGATCTGGCTGCGTGGGCCAAGTCGGCGCCCGCGATCAACGGCTACAAAACCGAGCCGTGGATCCTCAAGGGCGCGCGAATCGTCACGCTCAATATGGAGATCGATGACGATCCCGCGGACAACTTGCTCCCGGCCACGATGCATCCGTCGATTCCGGAGTACGCAACTTTCTGCGTCACCAATTATCCCGACAGCCCCGTCGGCCCGTTCTCGATTGCCGAGCTGCGCGTCTCGGGCCGCACCGGCGTTCGTCCGCGCGGCTTCGTGTTGCGCAGTTTCTGCGACAATGAAAATGCGCGCCGCGAGTTGGCTGCACGATGGGGATATCCAACGGTCGCGGGCGAGGTGAAGCTCTCTATCCGCCACGACCGGGTGGTTGCCCATGCCAGCGCCGGCGGCAAGCCGGTGCTCGAATGCGAGCTGCTCGATCGCGACGTGATCTCCGGCGGCGATATCCAGTACATCGCGAGCATGCATCTGGCCCGCAACCACGACGACGGCAAACTGGTTCTCGTGCAAGTCGATCCCGAGTTCACCTTCTCGAAGGCGGAGCGCGGCAAACCGCGGGTTATCCTGCTCGACAACGACGCGTTTGGCGCTGGCGCCAATCTGCGCCTCGCCAATCCGATTTCCGCAACCTTCACGACCGCCGACGTGACGCTGCCGAAGATTCGCTACATCTGCAATCCCGAGTTGCCCGCGATGCAGGGTACGACCAAAGTCGCCGCCTGA
- a CDS encoding alpha/beta hydrolase, giving the protein MASPGSNPWIDRKISAPTLLIWGEQDFALGKELTYGMEGLFTGPFEIKYIADSSHWVQNEKPELVNQYVRDFLDGR; this is encoded by the coding sequence ATGGCCAGTCCCGGCTCCAACCCATGGATCGACCGGAAGATCTCGGCGCCCACGCTTTTGATCTGGGGCGAGCAGGATTTCGCACTCGGGAAGGAACTGACCTACGGGATGGAGGGGCTGTTCACCGGTCCATTTGAGATCAAGTACATCGCGGACTCCAGCCATTGGGTGCAGAATGAGAAGCCCGAGTTGGTGAATCAGTACGTCCGCGATTTCCTCGATGGCCGGTAG